A single Alteribacter lacisalsi DNA region contains:
- a CDS encoding sugar transferase has protein sequence MEPEKARHEPVNQNKKQAASSYQTMFFPAGGKKGYHLAKRIMDILLALIGLVIAFPVLLAAAIVIKLDTPGPVFFSQVRVGWRGETFRIYKLRSMVQTAEKNGVRWTKVNDPRVTRAGAWIRKTRIDELPQLYNVLIGDMSMVGPRPERPFFTKQFSEEIPGFTDRLAVKPGLTGWAQVNGGYDVTPRQKLKYDREYINNQSLRLDAKTLLLTCKVVITGSGAR, from the coding sequence ATGGAACCGGAAAAGGCACGTCATGAGCCCGTGAACCAGAACAAAAAACAGGCCGCGTCCTCATACCAGACAATGTTCTTTCCTGCCGGCGGCAAAAAAGGCTATCACCTGGCGAAACGGATCATGGATATCCTGCTGGCATTGATCGGCCTTGTGATTGCCTTTCCTGTACTTCTCGCTGCCGCAATCGTCATTAAATTAGACACGCCCGGTCCGGTCTTTTTTTCACAGGTCCGGGTCGGGTGGCGGGGGGAGACCTTTCGGATATACAAGCTGCGTTCGATGGTCCAGACAGCAGAGAAGAACGGTGTGCGGTGGACGAAGGTGAACGACCCGCGGGTGACACGTGCCGGTGCGTGGATACGTAAAACGCGGATTGACGAACTGCCGCAGCTGTACAACGTGCTGATCGGTGATATGAGCATGGTGGGACCCCGTCCGGAGCGGCCGTTTTTTACAAAGCAGTTCAGCGAGGAAATTCCAGGTTTCACAGACCGGCTGGCAGTCAAGCCGGGACTCACCGGATGGGCCCAGGTAAATGGCGGGTACGACGTAACACCACGGCAAAAACTCAAGTACGACCGGGAGTACATAAACAACCAGTCACTCAGACTTGATGCAAAAACACTTCTGCTCACATGTAAAGTGGTGATCACCGGCAGCGGGGCGAGGTAG
- a CDS encoding TolB-like translocation protein has protein sequence MAQYGVKERMAAKRLDAFPRVKKALKLVYQRVQYVRHREKGFTYWSAPDVKVTPAAEEGAGLFAGYFDRSPWNPSMSRMVFHRIIRDQKADIIVTEPGGGLKLIARTEAWNRQQGAMTVWMDDDRLAYVSRSEGRLVTEIADVRTGKKEQCVVPLQAYSRNAVYGINYARVFAETKEYGYEAAAGNRDMDLASDGIWKHPLNSESFELIVSLAQLSVHEPAASMKGAVHHVNHVIPSPKGDRIAFVHRWTGSEGRFSRLYTCRHDGTALKLLFDDRMVSHFTWQDDDSLIVWGRTSKKGDRYYFVYAETGIVQVLGEGILDQYGDGHPSFSPCGRWVITDTYPDKARQQHLLLYDTETHCLVRAGSFFSPPSFTGGARCDLHPRWSPCGTKISIDSAHTGKRESFVVDLAGIL, from the coding sequence ATGGCACAGTACGGAGTAAAAGAGCGCATGGCAGCGAAGCGGCTGGACGCCTTTCCACGAGTGAAAAAAGCACTTAAGCTGGTTTACCAGCGCGTGCAGTACGTACGGCATCGTGAAAAAGGATTTACATATTGGTCTGCGCCTGATGTAAAGGTGACCCCTGCCGCAGAAGAGGGGGCCGGTCTGTTTGCCGGTTATTTTGACCGCTCCCCGTGGAATCCTTCCATGAGCAGGATGGTATTTCACCGTATTATCCGGGATCAGAAAGCCGACATTATCGTAACCGAACCCGGCGGCGGTCTAAAGCTTATCGCCCGGACGGAAGCGTGGAACAGGCAGCAGGGAGCGATGACTGTCTGGATGGATGATGACCGCCTTGCCTATGTGTCGAGAAGCGAGGGACGGCTTGTCACGGAAATAGCGGATGTCAGAACGGGAAAAAAAGAGCAGTGCGTTGTGCCTCTTCAGGCGTACAGCAGGAATGCAGTATACGGGATCAACTATGCACGAGTATTTGCTGAAACAAAGGAATACGGCTATGAAGCTGCAGCAGGGAACCGTGATATGGATTTGGCATCAGACGGAATCTGGAAGCATCCCCTTAACAGCGAATCGTTTGAACTGATCGTTTCACTGGCACAGCTCTCCGTACACGAGCCGGCTGCTTCTATGAAAGGTGCGGTTCATCACGTGAATCATGTGATCCCATCCCCAAAAGGAGACAGGATCGCCTTTGTACACCGGTGGACAGGTTCTGAAGGACGATTCTCCAGACTGTATACGTGCAGGCATGACGGCACAGCTCTGAAACTTCTTTTTGACGACCGGATGGTATCCCACTTTACCTGGCAGGATGACGACAGCCTGATCGTGTGGGGCAGAACATCGAAAAAGGGAGACCGGTATTATTTCGTTTATGCTGAAACCGGGATTGTCCAAGTTCTCGGGGAAGGGATACTTGACCAGTACGGAGACGGGCATCCGTCATTTTCGCCGTGCGGGAGATGGGTGATTACCGATACGTACCCTGATAAAGCACGCCAGCAGCACCTGCTGCTGTATGATACCGAAACACACTGCCTCGTACGTGCAGGGAGCTTTTTTTCGCCGCCTTCCTTTACGGGAGGGGCACGGTGCGATCTGCATCCGCGCTGGAGTCCGTGCGGGACGAAGATTTCCATCGACTCAGCCCACACTGGAAAAAGAGAAAGCTTCGTTGTTGATCTG
- a CDS encoding NAD-dependent epimerase: MNVFVTGAAGFIGMHTAERLLRNGCNVTGLDNMNSYYDLRLKQDRLARLQVYPGFRFYRADLSDRDALNEAFTSRNHDVVIHLGAQAGVRYSLENPEAYIESNISGFLNILEACRHHPVRHLLYASSSSVYGNNESIPFSSSDPVDHPVSLYAATKRSNELMAHTYSHLYGIPTSGLRFFTVYGPYGRPDMAYFSFAEKIMSGQPIRIFNEGRLERDFTYIDDIVEPLVRLISHPPEKGGRNNAPDRAAAPFRVYNIGNSQPVKLMRFIETLEECLGKKAVKTYVPFQKGDVMRTFSDTADLTAVTGYTPKTGIKEGLEHFTRWYLTYHSRKTPPVLT; this comes from the coding sequence ATGAACGTATTTGTTACAGGAGCGGCCGGTTTTATTGGCATGCATACGGCTGAGCGCCTGCTCAGAAACGGGTGCAACGTTACCGGGCTGGATAACATGAACAGCTATTACGATCTCAGGCTGAAGCAGGACCGGCTTGCCCGGCTCCAGGTATATCCCGGATTCAGGTTTTACCGGGCTGACCTTTCTGACCGGGATGCCCTGAATGAAGCGTTCACCTCTCGTAATCATGATGTGGTCATCCATCTCGGCGCCCAGGCCGGTGTGAGATACAGCCTTGAAAATCCGGAAGCCTACATCGAGTCCAACATTTCCGGTTTCCTGAACATACTCGAAGCGTGCCGGCATCACCCGGTCCGGCACCTTCTCTATGCCTCGTCAAGCTCGGTATACGGGAACAACGAATCGATCCCGTTTTCTTCTTCAGATCCGGTGGACCACCCGGTCAGCCTGTATGCAGCAACAAAACGCTCCAACGAACTGATGGCCCACACGTACAGTCACCTCTACGGCATCCCCACTTCGGGTCTTCGCTTTTTCACTGTCTACGGACCCTACGGGCGTCCGGATATGGCCTACTTCTCCTTTGCTGAAAAAATCATGAGCGGACAGCCGATCCGCATCTTTAATGAAGGTCGCCTCGAGCGGGACTTCACGTATATCGATGACATCGTGGAACCGCTCGTGCGGCTCATCAGCCACCCGCCGGAAAAAGGCGGCAGAAACAATGCACCTGACAGAGCCGCTGCACCATTCCGTGTGTACAACATCGGGAACTCGCAGCCCGTCAAACTCATGAGATTCATCGAAACCCTTGAAGAATGTCTCGGGAAAAAAGCAGTGAAAACGTATGTGCCATTTCAAAAGGGAGATGTGATGCGCACCTTTTCTGATACGGCAGATCTCACGGCAGTGACAGGCTACACACCGAAAACAGGTATAAAAGAAGGTCTCGAGCACTTTACCAGATGGTACCTGACATATCACAGTAGGAAAACGCCGCCGGTACTTACATAA
- the argH gene encoding argininosuccinate lyase: MKNEVYIRHILEPGFRFTRAHFLPCILKINLAHVQMLINCRIIDEKDGSKLITELKNIMQNQSTFADTYDPRFEDLFFMLENELENRLGPETAGNLHVAFSRNDMDAAMYRMFWRDRLLEWVEALLHLRKQITLQARQHITTIMPAYTHGQQAQPTTLAHYLLAVEAGLSRDCDRALALYDRINESPMGAVALSTTGFKIDRDFMCRELGFARIMGNSYDAVSAADYMVEIGGILTISLATLSRFVHDLMGMASNESGALRLDDRLVQISSVMPQKRNPSALEHTRAQISRSTAQLRGIPDFLRNVPLGDIVDIGDDIQPSLFDGFSHAVTSVELLAEVTAHADFNRKILYDRCKRSFSTSTEIADTLVREHSLTFRIAHKIVSFFVKNIYDQGKTPADPGLAKELEKAASKISGKDITINDEQYFRMTDPAAFINSRTIPGGPAPAEADRQLQKADLHMKQTAHSLDTLRGCH, from the coding sequence ATGAAAAATGAAGTCTATATCCGTCATATTCTTGAACCGGGTTTCCGGTTTACCCGGGCCCATTTTCTGCCCTGCATTCTGAAAATAAACCTTGCGCACGTTCAGATGCTCATCAACTGCAGGATCATTGACGAAAAAGACGGATCCAAGCTCATCACCGAACTTAAGAATATTATGCAGAACCAGAGCACATTCGCGGACACCTATGACCCCCGATTCGAGGACCTCTTTTTCATGCTTGAAAACGAACTGGAAAACAGGCTCGGGCCGGAAACGGCAGGCAACCTTCACGTAGCCTTCAGCCGAAACGATATGGATGCGGCCATGTACCGGATGTTCTGGAGGGACCGCCTGCTCGAGTGGGTGGAAGCGCTCCTCCACCTCAGAAAACAGATCACACTCCAGGCAAGGCAGCATATAACCACAATCATGCCCGCGTACACGCACGGCCAGCAGGCACAGCCGACGACGCTTGCCCACTACCTTCTGGCAGTGGAAGCAGGCCTCAGCAGGGACTGCGACCGGGCACTCGCTCTCTACGACCGTATCAATGAAAGTCCTATGGGTGCAGTCGCATTATCGACCACAGGCTTTAAAATTGACCGTGATTTCATGTGCAGAGAGCTCGGTTTTGCACGTATTATGGGTAATTCGTATGATGCCGTCAGTGCCGCTGATTATATGGTCGAAATAGGGGGAATCCTGACGATTTCCCTCGCCACGCTGTCCCGGTTTGTACACGACCTCATGGGGATGGCAAGTAACGAATCAGGAGCACTGAGGCTCGATGACCGACTCGTGCAGATCTCCAGCGTGATGCCGCAAAAGCGCAACCCGTCCGCTCTTGAACATACCCGTGCGCAGATCAGCAGAAGTACGGCGCAGTTGAGGGGGATTCCGGATTTTTTAAGAAATGTGCCGCTCGGAGATATCGTGGATATCGGTGATGACATTCAGCCGTCACTATTTGATGGATTCAGTCATGCAGTAACGTCTGTTGAACTGCTTGCTGAAGTTACAGCACATGCCGATTTCAACCGTAAAATTCTCTATGACCGCTGTAAGCGGAGCTTTTCAACATCCACGGAAATTGCCGACACCCTGGTCAGGGAGCACAGCCTGACTTTTCGTATCGCGCACAAAATCGTGTCGTTCTTTGTCAAGAACATTTACGATCAGGGAAAAACACCAGCGGACCCGGGGCTCGCAAAGGAACTGGAAAAAGCAGCATCAAAAATCTCCGGCAAAGACATTACGATTAACGATGAACAGTACTTCCGCATGACTGACCCGGCAGCCTTTATCAACTCCCGTACCATTCCCGGTGGGCCGGCACCGGCGGAAGCCGACAGGCAGCTGCAGAAAGCTGACCTTCATATGAAGCAGACCGCACACTCCCTCGACACACTCCGGGGCTGCCATTAG
- a CDS encoding O-antigen ligase family protein, with product MLTFFMFLFVHRRRITFSRMHASLAFWTIGMTIVTAIGFLYANDAYRVMTYLKDYYMGVLLVLLLLLSIRTEASMNRLLWTYLTLTFSVAVISLAAYGFYLTGGTQTLFVSIDSVSVRSTGLFGNPNYYGMSLLMSLAAAAVLLKRNGKKKLLAIMLAVFTVTAVLTMSRGTWISVGSMYAIWGLLALRPLTKKKMAVLASVPALAVITAVFFRQMAPGTGVHPLFARLTDFDFTIREGRFYLWEQGFHLVMSQPAFIFFGVGGNQFHTYSEAGITNYVHNGYLNFAYENGIFGILLLLALTIFLFSRVRSGRAFANPFAIGIIGFYVMSLSNDVFRVREFWFAVAILLLFYQQEKNRQKVHSESIQNQTSGVPQT from the coding sequence GTGCTGACGTTTTTCATGTTTCTTTTTGTTCACAGGCGCCGCATCACCTTCAGCCGGATGCACGCCTCACTGGCGTTCTGGACGATCGGCATGACGATTGTCACCGCAATCGGCTTTTTGTACGCCAATGATGCCTACCGGGTTATGACTTATCTGAAGGATTACTATATGGGTGTGCTGCTCGTCCTGCTTCTTTTGTTATCCATTCGGACCGAAGCGTCGATGAACCGGCTGCTTTGGACCTACTTGACACTCACATTTTCAGTAGCGGTGATCAGCCTGGCTGCGTACGGATTTTACCTTACGGGAGGTACACAGACGCTGTTTGTTTCCATCGACAGTGTGTCTGTGAGAAGCACCGGTTTGTTCGGCAACCCCAATTACTACGGCATGTCGCTTCTAATGAGCCTAGCTGCTGCGGCTGTGCTGCTGAAAAGAAATGGAAAGAAGAAATTGCTTGCCATCATGCTGGCGGTATTCACCGTGACAGCTGTCCTTACCATGTCCAGAGGGACTTGGATCTCTGTTGGAAGCATGTACGCTATATGGGGACTGCTGGCACTAAGACCGCTCACGAAAAAGAAAATGGCTGTACTTGCCTCCGTGCCGGCCCTTGCCGTAATAACCGCAGTCTTTTTCAGGCAGATGGCGCCAGGCACAGGTGTGCACCCGCTTTTTGCCCGGCTGACGGATTTTGATTTCACGATCAGGGAAGGACGGTTTTACCTGTGGGAGCAGGGGTTTCACCTCGTCATGAGCCAGCCTGCGTTTATTTTTTTCGGCGTTGGCGGCAATCAGTTTCATACCTACAGCGAGGCCGGTATTACAAATTATGTGCATAACGGCTACCTGAATTTTGCCTACGAAAACGGGATTTTCGGGATTCTGCTCCTGCTGGCCCTCACCATATTCCTTTTCTCAAGGGTCAGATCCGGGCGTGCGTTTGCCAACCCGTTTGCGATCGGCATCATCGGGTTTTACGTAATGTCACTGAGCAATGACGTATTCCGGGTCCGGGAGTTCTGGTTCGCCGTTGCGATTTTGCTGCTTTTCTACCAGCAGGAAAAAAACAGACAGAAGGTGCACAGCGAAAGCATTCAAAATCAGACCAGCGGTGTGCCGCAGACGTAG
- a CDS encoding glycosyltransferase has protein sequence MYTVLYVVSTLGRSGPTGQLHNLITNLSGHFRAQVLTLSKEPEDSLIGRFEASGIEVHTLGLSRVESLLSGKKRLGQYITEFQPDAVHTQGIRADSLVASLRLPNHICTVRNDPHEDYLMKFGPLKGRIMARQHVQAVRRIPHPVACSETLARCFREKDIGLFLSSIQNGVNAALYEVPTDDQRKKARRNLGLPEDAIVFVSVGSLIKRKDPLRLIDAFMEIPGEDRVLLMVGDGPLRKDCEARSISDNRIVFTGQTSKVAACLTASDVFVSVSLSEGLPNTVLEAMAAGLPVCLSRIGPHEEILRLGPDAGVLVEPGNTGEICRALLELEAAKEARAGAPRRLIDVHLSAGRMSERYQTKYLEIIEGCG, from the coding sequence ATGTATACCGTACTGTATGTTGTGTCCACGCTCGGCCGTTCCGGACCGACCGGCCAGCTGCACAATCTCATCACGAACCTGTCCGGGCATTTCAGGGCGCAGGTGCTGACACTCTCAAAGGAGCCCGAGGATTCCCTGATCGGCCGGTTTGAAGCTTCCGGAATCGAGGTCCACACCCTCGGCCTGAGCCGGGTGGAAAGCCTGCTTTCCGGTAAAAAAAGACTTGGTCAGTACATTACAGAATTTCAGCCCGATGCTGTCCATACACAGGGAATCCGGGCCGACAGCCTGGTCGCTTCCTTAAGACTTCCCAATCATATCTGTACGGTACGAAACGATCCTCACGAGGACTACCTGATGAAATTCGGTCCTTTGAAGGGACGAATCATGGCCCGGCAGCATGTACAGGCAGTCAGGCGCATCCCGCATCCGGTAGCCTGCTCGGAAACCCTGGCCCGCTGTTTCCGGGAAAAAGACATCGGCCTTTTCCTCTCATCTATCCAAAATGGTGTGAACGCAGCGCTTTACGAGGTGCCGACAGACGATCAGCGTAAGAAGGCCCGGAGAAATTTGGGGCTTCCTGAAGATGCGATCGTGTTCGTAAGCGTGGGGTCACTCATTAAGAGAAAGGATCCGCTAAGGCTGATCGATGCGTTTATGGAAATTCCAGGAGAGGATCGGGTGCTGCTCATGGTCGGGGACGGCCCGCTGCGAAAAGACTGTGAAGCGCGGTCCATAAGCGATAACCGGATTGTTTTTACCGGTCAGACCAGTAAAGTCGCAGCCTGCCTCACTGCCTCGGATGTTTTTGTATCGGTCAGTTTGTCGGAAGGCCTCCCGAATACGGTGCTTGAAGCGATGGCTGCGGGACTTCCGGTCTGTCTGTCCCGGATCGGTCCCCACGAGGAAATCCTCCGTTTGGGACCGGATGCCGGAGTTTTAGTCGAGCCGGGAAATACGGGGGAAATCTGCCGGGCGCTCCTAGAGCTGGAGGCGGCCAAAGAAGCGAGAGCCGGCGCACCGCGGCGCCTGATTGATGTGCATTTGAGCGCGGGTCGCATGAGTGAGCGCTATCAGACGAAATATCTCGAAATTATAGAGGGTTGTGGTTAA
- a CDS encoding SDR family oxidoreductase, producing the protein MIIPENARFLVTGGAGFIGSGLAWYLSRKGHEVVLLDDMSNGSPDTVRELSESENVTFIHGDIRDPEACRDAVEGVDYVLHHAARGSVPQSMDEPLLYDEVNVRGTLNLLDAARDEGVRKFVYASSSAVYGDGGRKPVHENKPLQPLSPYAATKKVNELYARQYSNLYGMETVGLRYFNVFGPRQNPHSAYSSVIPVFLKSLLSGRAPIVHGGGSQTRDFVYLDDVIQANIRACLSGPETAGQVFNIASGQFVSIMQLYRTVERLAGIRIQPEYSGARAGDITHSRADISRAERMLGFSPQTRLTEGIERTMAWYRQTFKVTTTG; encoded by the coding sequence ATGATCATTCCTGAAAATGCTCGTTTTTTAGTCACCGGAGGAGCGGGTTTTATTGGTTCCGGACTGGCGTGGTATCTTTCAAGAAAGGGACACGAAGTCGTTTTGCTCGACGATATGTCCAACGGTTCGCCGGACACAGTAAGGGAACTTTCGGAGAGTGAGAATGTCACATTTATCCATGGGGATATCCGGGACCCGGAAGCCTGCCGTGATGCGGTGGAAGGCGTCGATTACGTTCTTCACCACGCGGCGAGGGGGTCGGTGCCCCAGTCGATGGACGAACCGCTGCTCTACGACGAAGTCAACGTCAGAGGAACACTGAACCTTCTGGATGCGGCCCGTGATGAGGGCGTAAGAAAATTTGTATACGCTTCTTCATCTGCTGTATACGGGGACGGGGGACGTAAGCCGGTTCATGAAAACAAGCCCCTTCAGCCCCTTTCTCCTTATGCCGCAACAAAAAAAGTCAATGAACTGTATGCGAGGCAGTATTCTAACCTGTACGGGATGGAAACGGTGGGCCTGCGCTATTTTAATGTGTTCGGGCCGCGCCAGAATCCTCATTCCGCCTACTCGTCTGTCATTCCCGTATTTCTCAAGTCTCTGCTTTCAGGCCGTGCCCCGATCGTGCATGGAGGCGGCAGTCAGACGAGGGACTTTGTTTACCTCGACGATGTGATTCAGGCCAATATCCGTGCCTGCCTGTCGGGACCTGAAACAGCGGGTCAGGTGTTTAACATCGCTTCAGGGCAGTTCGTGTCCATCATGCAGCTTTACCGGACCGTCGAGCGTCTCGCAGGCATTCGAATCCAGCCGGAATACAGCGGGGCAAGGGCAGGAGATATAACCCATTCACGGGCGGACATCTCAAGAGCAGAAAGAATGCTCGGATTTTCACCGCAGACCAGATTGACCGAAGGCATTGAACGGACGATGGCATGGTACAGACAGACGTTTAAAGTCACAACGACAGGATAA
- a CDS encoding glycosyltransferase family 2 protein: MTRLSVIITTHNRPKQVKEALSSVLCQTRLPDEIILVDDGSDDVLEPAIPVFVPFRMTRFSRPQGGCAARNKGAEMASGDVLMFLDDDDTWEPDKIEAQMAIFEQDEGTGLVYTGRMRVYDDDRERVISRVWPEKEGRLFPSIFFGNVIGPTSSAAVRRHVFLIAGGFDERFPAMQDFDLWIRCCRITRVRHDGGCRLRYTVSRANRQVSGKSDNHRKALKILLEKYKASLSELSRQDYKRMLASRYRAVAVAVRKTSYLRALWWALKANLLRVHKKDVTFLVPFFIVARVKRYGGRRGVQSTI; encoded by the coding sequence ATGACCAGGCTTTCGGTTATCATAACGACACATAATCGCCCGAAGCAGGTAAAAGAGGCGCTTTCCAGTGTGCTCTGCCAGACCCGCCTTCCTGATGAAATTATTCTCGTGGACGATGGCTCCGATGATGTGCTGGAACCTGCCATCCCGGTATTTGTTCCGTTTCGGATGACCCGTTTCTCCCGACCGCAAGGCGGGTGTGCAGCAAGAAATAAAGGAGCTGAAATGGCATCGGGGGACGTGCTGATGTTTCTTGACGACGACGATACGTGGGAGCCTGATAAAATCGAAGCCCAGATGGCCATTTTCGAGCAGGATGAAGGGACCGGGCTCGTGTATACCGGGCGGATGCGGGTGTATGACGACGACAGGGAACGGGTCATTTCACGCGTCTGGCCGGAAAAGGAAGGACGGCTCTTTCCTTCCATATTCTTTGGCAACGTCATCGGTCCCACGTCTTCAGCGGCGGTAAGGCGCCATGTTTTCCTGATCGCCGGCGGTTTTGATGAACGGTTTCCGGCGATGCAGGACTTTGATTTGTGGATCCGGTGCTGCCGGATTACAAGAGTGAGGCACGACGGAGGATGCCGGCTCCGCTACACGGTTTCCCGTGCGAACAGGCAGGTGAGCGGGAAAAGTGATAACCACCGGAAGGCGTTGAAGATTCTTCTGGAAAAATATAAAGCCAGCCTGTCTGAACTGAGCCGGCAGGATTATAAACGGATGCTCGCTTCACGATACAGAGCAGTGGCAGTCGCCGTCAGAAAGACGAGCTACTTAAGGGCGCTCTGGTGGGCTCTGAAAGCCAACCTGCTTCGGGTGCATAAAAAGGATGTCACCTTTTTAGTCCCGTTTTTCATTGTTGCGCGGGTGAAAAGATACGGAGGCAGGAGGGGAGTACAATCGACCATCTGA